TTTCCGCCTGTGTCCCCGGAGAGAAGAGGGCGAAACTGGGGGGAAGCCTCACCGGGGGAAACGAGACGTCCGTCCGGCGCGACCAGATTCCAGCCCCGGAGCACCGCCAGGGCATCGAGAAGTCCCGAGCCGCAGAGTCCCGCAGGTGCTCCGCCGCCCGCGACGGTACAGCACCATCCCTCGTCGGTGCGTTCCACCCCGATGACGGCGCCTTCCGTGGCGGGCATGCCGCAGGAGATGTTGCCACCCTCGAAGGCCGGCCCCGCCGCGGTGGAGCAGGCGAGGAGGCGCTCTTCCCACTGGAGGACGATCTCCCCGTTCGTGCCGAGGTCCAGGAGGAGTCGCCGTCTTTTCGGAGGCAGGAGGGTTCGGGTCGCCAGGAGCAGCCCCGTCGTGTCGCCCCCCACGAAGCCGCCGACGAGGGGCAGAAAGCGCACCGACGCCCGGCCGAAGGCGTGGAGTCCGAGGTCCGCTCCGGGCAGTTCGGAGGAGATTTTCTCCGCCGGAAGAAAGGGAAGACGCGAGAGAAAGACCGGTCGGTAACCGTAGAGCAGAGCATGCATGGCGGAATTGCCGCAGCAGACGATCTCGCTCACTGCGGAGGGAGCGATTCCCGCGTCCCGGGCGGCCTGAAGCAGGAGGGTCTCCAGCGTTTCCGCGGCGAGGCGCTGGAGCCGGGAAAAAGGGGTGTCTTTTCCGGGGTCGTCCGGGTCGTGCGCCGTCGCGGCGGCGATGCGGGCGATGACGTCGCCGCCGAAGTGGCTCTGGAGGTTTCTTCCGGACCGGGTGGCCAGAAGCGCTCCGTCCCGAAGGCGAAAGAGGCGGCACGCCACGGTGGTGGTCCCCAGGTCGCAGGCGGCGCCGCAGAGCTCCTCACCGCCGGAGGTGAGCCAGGTCCGTCCCCGGCGGCGATGGACCGAGACGGCGAGATCTTTTCCGGGTGCCCAGGCCCGCAGGGCGTTCTGGAGCGCGCTGCGGCGCTCTGCGTCGGAGAGGGAAAATCCCGCATTGGCGAGCGTGCGGGCAAGCGCCGCACGGACGTCCTCCTCCTGTTCCGTCGCCTTCCAGGAGAGGGAAAGCGCCGTGGTGGCGCACTCCGCGAGAAGTCCTTCGGGAAGGGGAAGAAGGTCCGGGGAGTTTTTGTTCCGTTCCGCGATGGCGCTGCACAGGCGGGCGGGATGTCCGGAAAGATGCCCGGTGCTTTCCTCTGCGTGAAGAAAGACCGTGCAGTCCCCCTCCATCACGGTTCGGCAGGCGAGCCGGAGTTCGCCCGGGGCGTCTGAAGAGCCCGGGGGCTCTGTTTCGCCGAGGGTGTGTGTGACCGGAGGGTCTGGGTATGCGGCGGTTTCGCCGAGGGTGTGCGCGATCCGGGGGACCGGGGAGGGCGTCTCACCGGAATTCGCTTCTTCGACGGAAGGGGATGCGACAATGGCGGGGATGCCGGAGTCCTCTCCGAGAGACGCGGCGGAAGCGGTCTCCAGGGGCGAAAGGGCGCCCGCCGCACGAACCCGGCATTTGCCGCACCGCCCCTGCCCGCCGCAGGGCATTTCGAGGGAAAAGCCCGCACAGGCGAGGGCATTCCCGAGAAGTTGCGGTACGGCCACCTCCGCGACAAAGGTTTCCCCGGTCAGGCGAATCTCCAGACGTGCGATCCGTCCCTCTCCTTCGCTTCGTCCAGTCTTTGCTCCCGTGCTCGCGTCGTCAGAGCACATGATCCGTCACCTCCAGGCCGACGTCGGCGAAGAGCCGGGGAATTTCCCGGTGGTCCCTCCGGCGGCGGATGAAGACGGCACAGTTTCGCTCCCCCAGCCCCGGAGGAAGGGGGCCGTCATAGGGTTTCACGCTCCAGGTGCTTCCGGTCTGGTCGTAATGGAGAAGGCGTCCCGCCGAATCCCGGAGAAACCCCTTTCCCCGCACCAGGTCGGCGGGCAGGGACCGGAGAAGCCGCTCGAAACGCAGCGGGAGTTTTCCGGGTCCCTCGGGGAGCGGTGTTTTCTGTTCTGCGTCCGGCGCATCGCTGCCGGAGTGCTCTTTTTCGAAGAGGTCCTTTCCGGAGCGGACGGATCCCTCCGGTTCGGCGGCGTCGTTGTCGCCGCTCTCGTCGCTTTTCCAGTACACGGTTTGGGAGAAGAACTCCGAGGGGCCAAGGGAGCCCTCCGGGTCTTGGAGAATGCGGTCGAGAAGGATTTCGAGTTCCTCCTCCGAGGGAAGGGGCGGAAGCGCGTTGTCGTTCTCTCCGCCGTTTTTCGGCTCGTCCCGGAAGGGCAGGCGCTTTCCGGTGGCGTGCGGAGCCTCATCGGCAGCGGGGAAGAGGTCGTCCCAGGAAACGAGGTCGCAGCCGGGCGTCGCCGCGGCGAAGCTGGTGAAGCGGAGCGCCGCCGCGGGATTAAGTTTCCGAAGACGTTGCCCCAGGCGCTCCCGTTCGTTTGGGGAGAGGAGGTCGCATTTGTTGACCAGCAAAAGATGTGCGGTCAGGACCTGTTTGCTCACCAGGGGGAACAGGTCCTGCGTCTCCTCGAAGCGAGGGGCGTCCACGACACAAATGTTCCGCACCAGCCGGTAGAGAGGGGAGAGGATGGGCCGGGCGAAGTCCCGCTCTAGGTCGGTGGGGTCCGCGACACCGCTGGCCTCGACCAGGAGAAGGGTCGGTGCGCTGTGTCGCACGTCCGTGAGCAGCGTGCGCAAGAAATCCCCCTTGGCGCAGTAGCAGAAGATGGACCCCCGATTGATCTCCCAGAGGGGGACCTGCGCTCGTCCCTTCCGGAGCAGAGGGCCGTCGATGCTCACTTTGCCGAATTCGTTGACGAGCACGCCGCAGCGCAGAGGCCCCTCCCTTTCGGTTTTTCCGGGAAGGGTCTCAAGGAGGTGCCGCAGCACCGTAGTCTTGCCGCTACCGAGAAATCCCGTGAGGAGAAAAACGCTGCATGGTGCGGACATGGCCATTCCTCCCGCATGTTCTGTGCGGTTTCCGCCGGGCCGATCCTGCGCGGCGGGATGACGGGAACGCGGCGGTACCTCCGGACCGCGTTCCCGAAACGGCGTTTCCGAACACCATCATAGCGCCAAAGGGACTTTTTTTTGTGCACTCTAAAAACCGCCTCCGGTTTTTCCGGCCTTGGATTGTCAAGCCAAACGCAACGGAGGTGGAGCCAGCTCCCGATAGACCTCCGCCGGAATGCGCCTAGCGCGGCAGCAGAGGTTGCGCCAGCACTCCCGCGAACGAGGAGGATACCACCCGGCGCCGGATCGCCTCCGGGTCCGTACAGTACAGGCCCAGGCGCCGCATACGCTCGAAGTAGACCGAGCCGGAGAAGGTGAATTTCGTTCGCCGTCCCTCCTCGGTCTCCATCATGGCCGTTACGGATTCGATGTAGTCTCCTACGGTAAGGGAGGTGGGGAACGTGAGAAGCGGCATGTCTAGGGCTCTGCGGACGCTGTTGTGTCCCGCCAGTTCTCCCGTCACCACTGCCTCGGTGTGTCCCACCATGGCGCCTCCGCGCTCCCCCGCGCAGAAGAGATTGTCCACCTGTCCCCGGGCCTGCATGGCGACGGTGCAGCGGGCGAAGCCGAAGTAGCGCATGGAGTTTCCCTGTCCTCCCGCGATGGGGTCCTCGAAACGGGCGTTTTCGAACCCGGGAATTGTCCGGAGCAGGTCGAGGGGGTAGTAGGGGCTCATGAGCTTGGCGGGACCCGTGTCAAGCAGGACCACGTTCTCCGCGAATTCCTTCAGAGCGTACTGCTGGCAGGCCTTGAGGGAGAGTTTTTTCTCGCGTGTGTCCGGAGAGGCGGGAATGGGAACGATGCAGACGCCCCGTTCCTCCAGCTCCTTCCGGATCTCCGGAGCGAGGGAATCCTTCATCAGTTTGCAGGAGCCGCTCATCGCCCCGGGTGTGCCGTCTTCCCGGCAACCGTCCCACTCCTCCACGCCTGCTTTGGTGGTGAGGCTTACCCGGGGGAGGAAGGTGTGGCACCGCAGAATGCACATGGCGCAGCCGCTGCCGTAGCGGTTGCAGTTGGCGGGCGTGGCGGAGGTCCCCGTGGCGTCCACGAAGGCATCTCCTTCGATGGATTCGCCGCTCCGCAGGCGCACGGCGGAGATATGTTTCCGGGGGGCGGCGCTTCCGTCGCCGGACGTTTCCTCCATGCGGATGTCCGACACGGAGGCGCGGCAGCGCACGTTCACGCCGGCCTTCTCCAGCGCTCTCCGTATCTCCGGTTCCATGCGGTACACGTCGTAGAGACTTGCGTGGGCGTGTCCGGGGAACGCCACGTTCGTGTGGCGTGCGCAGGCATCCATGAGGAGGAAGACATCGCTTCCCAGGGCGGTCATCTCCTCCGCGGCGGTGAAGCGTCCGTTGTTGCGGAAGATCCCCCCCACCAGACCCGTTCCGAGGAGCATGTCCGTGCGCTCGCAGAGGGTTACCTCCGCTCCCGCTCTTGCCGCTGCCAAGGCGGCGGCACAGCCACCCCAGCCTCCACCGACGACGACGATGCGACCTGTTTTCATGATGTGCGAATCCCCTTTCGTGGAGTGTTGTGTCCCTCTCGCGTCGACCGGGCTGTTTGGGGCTGCGGACGTTGCCGCATCGGTTCGTCTTTTCGGGCGGCGTTGGCGAGGAACTCACTCATCAATTTTGATTTGTGTAGATCTTCATATAAAACGCAAATCTTGTCAAGTTTGAGGAGTGGAGGCTACAATGGATCGTGACAAACCGTGAAAAATGTCCGAAAAAACGTATTCCCCGTCGCTCGCAGGCATGCCTGCGGAAAAAGACTCCGGACCGGGTGCAGCTTCGACGCCGGGGATGGTGGAAGCCTGTCCGGAAGAGGAGGAGAGGGTCGTGAGAGGTTTGGAAAGAAATTCTCTCCGGGAACTCGGCCTTTCCGTGATCGCCGCGCACCGACGTCCCATCGGCGCGGCGGCCTTTGCGGAGCGCCTTGCCGCGGAAGGAGTGTCCATGAGTCCCGCCTCGGCGGGGCGTCTTCTGGCCGAACTGGAGGGAGAGGGCTTTCTGGAGCAGGAGAGCAACAAGGGGCGCGTTCTTTCCGAGCGTGGAAGGCTCCTGGTGCAGGAGCGACAGCAACGGGAGGGGCGCGAGGTGGCGGCGAGGCGCTTTCTGGACGAGCTTTCCTGCGATGCGCCGGAGAAGATCATCGAAGTGCTCGTGGCGAGGCGTGCCATCGAGCGGGAGACCTGCCGCCTCGCGGCGGAACGGGCGAAAGAGCAGGAGATGGAGGAAATCGCCACCTTCGC
Above is a genomic segment from Aminiphilus circumscriptus DSM 16581 containing:
- a CDS encoding ASKHA domain-containing protein — its product is MCSDDASTGAKTGRSEGEGRIARLEIRLTGETFVAEVAVPQLLGNALACAGFSLEMPCGGQGRCGKCRVRAAGALSPLETASAASLGEDSGIPAIVASPSVEEANSGETPSPVPRIAHTLGETAAYPDPPVTHTLGETEPPGSSDAPGELRLACRTVMEGDCTVFLHAEESTGHLSGHPARLCSAIAERNKNSPDLLPLPEGLLAECATTALSLSWKATEQEEDVRAALARTLANAGFSLSDAERRSALQNALRAWAPGKDLAVSVHRRRGRTWLTSGGEELCGAACDLGTTTVACRLFRLRDGALLATRSGRNLQSHFGGDVIARIAAATAHDPDDPGKDTPFSRLQRLAAETLETLLLQAARDAGIAPSAVSEIVCCGNSAMHALLYGYRPVFLSRLPFLPAEKISSELPGADLGLHAFGRASVRFLPLVGGFVGGDTTGLLLATRTLLPPKRRRLLLDLGTNGEIVLQWEERLLACSTAAGPAFEGGNISCGMPATEGAVIGVERTDEGWCCTVAGGGAPAGLCGSGLLDALAVLRGWNLVAPDGRLVSPGEASPQFRPLLSGDTGGNNRGIELAKGVRLTQKDIREFQLAKGAVRAGAELLLEKVGGAWSDLEECIAAGAFGSSLKPESLVATGLLPPETAERITPLGGGAGEGCRLVLLGGDPLWNEACRLAAATDHVDLGGHPRFQDTFVRFLPLA
- a CDS encoding CobW family GTP-binding protein — its product is MSAPCSVFLLTGFLGSGKTTVLRHLLETLPGKTEREGPLRCGVLVNEFGKVSIDGPLLRKGRAQVPLWEINRGSIFCYCAKGDFLRTLLTDVRHSAPTLLLVEASGVADPTDLERDFARPILSPLYRLVRNICVVDAPRFEETQDLFPLVSKQVLTAHLLLVNKCDLLSPNERERLGQRLRKLNPAAALRFTSFAAATPGCDLVSWDDLFPAADEAPHATGKRLPFRDEPKNGGENDNALPPLPSEEELEILLDRILQDPEGSLGPSEFFSQTVYWKSDESGDNDAAEPEGSVRSGKDLFEKEHSGSDAPDAEQKTPLPEGPGKLPLRFERLLRSLPADLVRGKGFLRDSAGRLLHYDQTGSTWSVKPYDGPLPPGLGERNCAVFIRRRRDHREIPRLFADVGLEVTDHVL
- a CDS encoding FAD-dependent oxidoreductase — protein: MKTGRIVVVGGGWGGCAAALAAARAGAEVTLCERTDMLLGTGLVGGIFRNNGRFTAAEEMTALGSDVFLLMDACARHTNVAFPGHAHASLYDVYRMEPEIRRALEKAGVNVRCRASVSDIRMEETSGDGSAAPRKHISAVRLRSGESIEGDAFVDATGTSATPANCNRYGSGCAMCILRCHTFLPRVSLTTKAGVEEWDGCREDGTPGAMSGSCKLMKDSLAPEIRKELEERGVCIVPIPASPDTREKKLSLKACQQYALKEFAENVVLLDTGPAKLMSPYYPLDLLRTIPGFENARFEDPIAGGQGNSMRYFGFARCTVAMQARGQVDNLFCAGERGGAMVGHTEAVVTGELAGHNSVRRALDMPLLTFPTSLTVGDYIESVTAMMETEEGRRTKFTFSGSVYFERMRRLGLYCTDPEAIRRRVVSSSFAGVLAQPLLPR
- a CDS encoding FadR/GntR family transcriptional regulator, with product MRGLERNSLRELGLSVIAAHRRPIGAAAFAERLAAEGVSMSPASAGRLLAELEGEGFLEQESNKGRVLSERGRLLVQERQQREGREVAARRFLDELSCDAPEKIIEVLVARRAIERETCRLAAERAKEQEMEEIATFAAILDTSQHVSREHVAVVDRKFHQAIARAGGNRVLAAALDLIFRDKDLLAMTMSFRKRRDALLQENGHRAIAEAIARRDPDEAEKALLRHLGYIIGAVEALAEERGDEDRGAFSEHEGDVEKIQPVCTLDKEETIS